From the Amycolatopsis thermoflava N1165 genome, one window contains:
- a CDS encoding RHS repeat-associated core domain-containing protein, with translation MVNPLVAQEQSSTTAISGISLLEGAQDLKKAIESGDWASGALGAAAAGLDALGFVLDPFGSILAAGVGWLIEHVGPLKDALDALAGNPDAVKAHSETWQNIATELGEIGTDLANAVNTDLTGWTGPSADTYRQQAKDVGDLLAAAKEAGEGTASGIETAGTVVAAVRTLVRDIIAEVVGHMISWALQVIATLGIALAWVVPQVISEVAKTAAKIADLTGKLTHALKALSELLKKAGGIFTDTAGKLKKIKTDKPPTSAKPGDLPAGPKSVDPMAGKGGGTIPNSTAKTPPPDANKVAPPPKLNDTPGDTTKASSTPDTAPVSAPPKLDGPPPGGTPKSAPEAGPAPVSAPPKLDGGTTPSSAGGTPKSAPPKVQDPPKPGDSTTASSAGGTTKGNPATTKEAGKKDCEFDPIDVATGDVLLTEVDLVVPGALGELITRNHVSSYRDGRWFGPSWTSLLDERLTVAAGTVRYHSADAMVLSFPVPAPGRSAGVQQGPVRLLHADADDYVVTDPGRGLTRRFTFAPGARDELLLREVRTEDGEFVVLDRDADGTPVLLTHSAGARIAFDIADGRVRSVRALSPAGAVPVARYDYDEHGHLARRWNSTPRPALYEHDPAGRITGWTDHNGSWYRYVYDDAGRCVRTVGDRGFLDGALEYAPGRTTTTDSLGHRKTFEFDVEGNLVAETDKLGAVTRSEWGPNRLLRARTDPLGRRTEFEHDAAGVLRAVVRPDGSRVVIVEHTATALEIAVTEGGRTFRRRYTEPVPDPYTTPLGVSEEDDDEAGRTPAQGGPAVEEDLFGRPRVLREPGGPVTLAWTVEGDLRAVTTADGARRQWTYDGEGGETSHTDALNRVTVTERGPFAIVTGTVDATGARTLRQYDTELRLTAVTNPAGQTWTFTYDAEGRLTGQTDFDGRTTQCSYDAAGQLVRLVNAAGEVVDYRYDALGNLTERTAAGVTETYRHDPVGRLVHVAGPGAEIILERDDEGRVVRQTAAGRTTTFGYPDAFATSRRTPSGVDVHWGRSESGVDNLTVGGTTLTLHRDENGRTVAANAGATPVVRRDFDARGRLLAQQTPAGTWRYHRRPDGSIEAREDPSGGARYEFDRLGRVTAVHTPGHTERYAYDVLGNVVLSQPGGGAEAGPRHYRGGLVEAAGAVRYDHDAQGRLVRRTVPGPAGELTWSFTWDAHDHLTGVRTPDGAVWHYLYDPMDRRVAKQRLEPDGTVAERVEFVWDGNTLVEALHTVRGALVSVLTWVHHPDDGRPVAQAVTGPDGITRVSVLVTDDVGTPVEAVDLGDGTVRPLRTTLWGLTRGGDGDATPLRFPGQYHDAETGLHFNVFRYYDPATGRFVSPDPLGLNPAPNPLAYVADPLMQSDPLGLTGGGFDPGDFRRFSGRSTAGKCSAQKTPAPSFTPYPKTKPKKGSTSGSTSSAGPSTPAPPRGTRDPVSGRFTSQGGGTTSGPQVLDGSPRPGGSKPQPGELTDVIDLNKTKHSNYSKELQDELSKVNGYNPDGDNRWIRGHLQNDNLGGPGISSNMTPLTSTANKNMSGTFEGPLKNANIRLDQLKSQIPTDAQLGRAGFDPSQFDKVRKDIQNLTVEYRVDVSPDVKFPDSSNPFERSIRKYLVLNAEYKGLTPEVQQYIGFAKEKNFLPKLPPPGTKMDTLTGAFS, from the coding sequence GTGGTGAACCCCCTGGTCGCGCAAGAGCAGAGCTCGACGACCGCGATCTCGGGGATCTCCCTCCTGGAGGGCGCGCAGGACCTCAAGAAGGCCATCGAAAGCGGCGACTGGGCCTCCGGCGCGCTGGGGGCCGCCGCGGCCGGGCTCGACGCGCTCGGGTTCGTGCTCGACCCGTTCGGCTCGATCCTCGCCGCCGGCGTCGGCTGGCTCATCGAGCACGTCGGCCCGCTCAAGGACGCCCTCGACGCGCTGGCGGGCAACCCGGACGCCGTCAAGGCCCACTCCGAGACGTGGCAGAACATCGCCACCGAGCTGGGCGAGATCGGCACCGACCTGGCCAACGCGGTCAACACCGACCTGACCGGCTGGACCGGCCCGTCCGCCGACACCTACCGGCAGCAGGCCAAGGACGTCGGCGACCTGCTCGCCGCGGCGAAGGAAGCCGGTGAAGGCACCGCCAGCGGCATCGAGACCGCGGGCACCGTCGTCGCCGCCGTGCGGACCCTGGTGCGCGACATCATCGCCGAAGTCGTCGGGCACATGATCTCGTGGGCCCTGCAGGTGATCGCCACCCTCGGCATCGCGCTGGCGTGGGTCGTGCCGCAGGTGATCAGCGAGGTCGCCAAGACCGCCGCCAAGATCGCCGACCTCACCGGGAAGCTGACCCACGCGCTGAAGGCGCTCTCGGAGCTGCTGAAGAAGGCCGGCGGCATCTTCACTGACACCGCGGGCAAGCTGAAGAAGATCAAGACCGACAAGCCGCCGACGTCGGCCAAGCCGGGCGACCTCCCCGCGGGCCCGAAGAGCGTCGACCCGATGGCGGGCAAGGGCGGCGGCACCATCCCGAACAGCACGGCGAAGACCCCGCCGCCGGACGCGAACAAGGTCGCCCCGCCGCCCAAGCTCAACGACACCCCGGGCGACACGACCAAGGCATCGTCCACACCGGACACCGCGCCGGTCTCGGCACCGCCCAAGCTGGACGGCCCGCCGCCGGGCGGCACGCCCAAGTCCGCGCCCGAGGCCGGCCCGGCCCCCGTGTCGGCGCCGCCGAAGCTCGACGGCGGGACCACGCCGTCCTCGGCCGGTGGCACCCCGAAGAGCGCGCCGCCGAAGGTCCAGGACCCGCCGAAGCCCGGCGACTCCACCACCGCGTCGTCAGCGGGCGGCACCACGAAGGGCAACCCGGCCACGACGAAGGAGGCGGGCAAGAAGGACTGCGAGTTCGACCCCATCGACGTCGCGACCGGCGACGTCCTGCTCACCGAGGTGGACCTGGTGGTCCCCGGAGCGCTCGGCGAACTCATCACGCGCAACCACGTTTCGTCCTACCGGGACGGTCGCTGGTTCGGTCCGTCGTGGACGTCCCTCCTGGACGAACGACTGACCGTGGCGGCGGGCACGGTGCGCTACCACTCCGCGGACGCGATGGTGCTGAGCTTCCCGGTCCCGGCGCCCGGCCGGTCCGCCGGTGTCCAGCAGGGCCCGGTGCGCCTGCTGCACGCCGACGCCGACGACTACGTGGTCACCGATCCCGGCCGCGGCCTCACCCGGCGGTTCACGTTCGCCCCGGGCGCCCGGGACGAGCTGCTGCTGCGTGAGGTGCGCACCGAGGACGGCGAGTTCGTCGTCCTGGACCGGGACGCCGACGGCACGCCGGTCCTGCTGACCCACTCGGCCGGCGCGCGGATCGCCTTCGACATCGCGGACGGCCGCGTCCGGTCCGTCCGCGCGCTCTCCCCGGCGGGGGCCGTCCCGGTCGCCCGCTACGACTACGACGAGCACGGCCACCTCGCCCGCCGGTGGAACTCCACCCCCCGGCCTGCGCTGTACGAGCACGACCCCGCGGGCCGGATCACCGGCTGGACCGACCACAACGGCTCGTGGTACCGCTACGTCTACGACGACGCCGGGCGCTGCGTGCGCACGGTCGGCGACCGCGGTTTCCTCGACGGCGCGCTGGAGTACGCCCCGGGCCGCACCACGACCACCGACTCGCTGGGGCACCGCAAGACCTTCGAGTTCGACGTCGAGGGCAACCTCGTCGCCGAGACCGACAAGCTGGGCGCGGTCACCCGCAGCGAGTGGGGCCCGAACCGCCTCCTGCGTGCCCGGACCGACCCGCTCGGCAGGCGGACCGAGTTCGAGCACGACGCGGCGGGGGTCCTGCGCGCGGTCGTGCGCCCGGACGGCAGCCGCGTCGTGATCGTCGAGCACACGGCCACCGCGCTGGAGATCGCGGTCACCGAGGGCGGCCGCACGTTCCGGCGCCGCTACACCGAGCCGGTGCCCGACCCGTACACCACCCCGCTCGGAGTGTCCGAAGAGGACGACGACGAGGCGGGGCGGACCCCGGCGCAGGGCGGGCCCGCGGTCGAGGAGGACCTGTTCGGCCGCCCGCGCGTGCTGCGCGAACCCGGCGGCCCGGTCACCCTGGCCTGGACGGTGGAGGGCGACCTGCGGGCGGTCACGACCGCCGACGGCGCGCGGCGGCAGTGGACCTACGACGGTGAGGGTGGCGAGACGTCGCACACCGACGCCCTGAACCGGGTGACCGTCACCGAGCGCGGTCCGTTCGCCATCGTCACGGGCACGGTGGACGCCACCGGCGCACGCACGCTCCGCCAGTACGACACCGAACTGCGCCTGACGGCCGTGACCAACCCGGCGGGTCAGACCTGGACGTTCACCTACGACGCCGAGGGGCGGCTGACCGGTCAGACCGACTTCGACGGCCGCACCACGCAGTGCTCCTACGACGCGGCGGGGCAGCTGGTCCGGTTGGTCAACGCCGCGGGTGAGGTCGTGGACTACCGTTACGACGCGCTCGGCAACCTGACCGAGCGCACCGCGGCCGGCGTGACCGAGACCTACCGCCACGACCCGGTGGGCAGGCTGGTGCACGTCGCGGGCCCGGGCGCGGAGATCATCCTGGAGCGCGACGACGAGGGCCGGGTGGTGCGCCAGACCGCCGCCGGCCGCACCACCACCTTCGGCTACCCGGACGCGTTCGCCACCAGCCGGCGCACACCGTCCGGAGTGGACGTCCACTGGGGACGTTCCGAGAGCGGGGTGGACAACCTCACCGTCGGCGGTACGACACTGACCCTGCACCGCGACGAGAACGGCCGCACGGTCGCGGCCAACGCGGGCGCCACACCCGTGGTGCGCAGGGACTTCGACGCGCGCGGCAGGCTGCTCGCGCAGCAGACCCCGGCCGGCACGTGGCGCTACCACCGGCGGCCCGACGGTAGCATCGAGGCGCGGGAGGACCCGTCGGGCGGCGCCCGCTACGAGTTCGACCGGCTCGGCCGCGTCACCGCCGTGCACACGCCCGGCCACACCGAACGCTACGCCTACGACGTGCTCGGCAACGTCGTGCTGTCCCAGCCCGGCGGCGGGGCGGAGGCGGGCCCTCGGCACTACCGCGGTGGTCTCGTCGAAGCCGCCGGCGCGGTGCGGTACGACCACGACGCGCAGGGACGGCTGGTCCGGCGCACGGTGCCCGGCCCGGCCGGTGAGCTCACCTGGTCGTTCACCTGGGACGCCCACGACCACCTGACCGGCGTCCGCACCCCGGACGGCGCGGTGTGGCACTACCTCTACGACCCGATGGACCGCCGGGTCGCCAAGCAGCGCCTGGAGCCGGACGGCACGGTCGCCGAGCGGGTCGAGTTCGTCTGGGACGGCAACACCCTCGTCGAGGCCCTGCACACCGTGCGCGGTGCGCTGGTGTCGGTGCTGACGTGGGTGCACCACCCGGACGACGGCAGGCCGGTGGCGCAGGCGGTCACCGGACCGGACGGGATCACCCGGGTGTCCGTCCTGGTCACCGACGACGTCGGCACGCCGGTCGAGGCGGTCGACCTCGGCGACGGCACGGTCCGGCCGCTGCGCACGACGCTGTGGGGCCTGACCCGGGGTGGGGACGGCGACGCGACGCCGCTGCGGTTCCCCGGGCAGTACCACGACGCGGAGACCGGGCTGCACTTCAACGTGTTCCGCTACTACGACCCGGCCACCGGCCGGTTCGTCTCGCCCGACCCGCTGGGCCTCAACCCGGCGCCGAACCCGCTGGCGTATGTGGCCGACCCGCTGATGCAGTCCGACCCGCTCGGCCTCACCGGCGGCGGGTTCGACCCCGGCGACTTCCGGCGGTTCTCCGGCCGCTCCACCGCGGGCAAGTGCAGTGCGCAGAAGACCCCGGCGCCGTCGTTCACGCCGTACCCGAAGACGAAGCCGAAGAAGGGCAGCACCTCCGGCAGCACGTCCTCGGCCGGACCGTCGACGCCGGCTCCGCCGAGGGGCACGAGGGACCCGGTCAGCGGCCGGTTCACCTCGCAGGGCGGCGGCACCACGTCCGGTCCGCAGGTGCTCGACGGCAGCCCGCGTCCCGGCGGGTCCAAGCCGCAGCCGGGCGAGCTCACCGACGTCATCGACCTCAACAAGACCAAGCACTCGAACTACAGCAAGGAGCTGCAGGACGAGCTGTCGAAGGTCAACGGGTACAACCCCGACGGCGACAACCGCTGGATCCGCGGTCACCTGCAGAACGACAACCTCGGTGGCCCGGGCATCTCGAGCAACATGACGCCGCTGACGTCCACGGCGAACAAGAACATGTCGGGCACGTTCGAGGGTCCGTTGAAGAACGCCAACATCCGGCTCGACCAGCTCAAGAGCCAGATCCCGACGGACGCGCAGCTGGGACGGGCCGGGTTCGACCCGAGCCAGTTCGACAAGGTCCGCAAGGACATCCAGAACCTGACCGTCGAGTACCGGGTCGACGTCAGCCCGGACGTGAAGTTCCCCGACTCGTCCAACCCGTTCGAGCGCTCGATCCGCAAATATCTGGTGCTCAACGCCGAGTACAAGGGCCTCACCCCCGAGGTGCAGCAGTACATCGGGTTCGCGAAGGAGAAGAACTTCCTGCCGAAGCTGCCGCCGCCGGGCACGAAGATGGACACCCTGACGGGCGCGTTCTCGTAG
- a CDS encoding YbaB/EbfC family nucleoid-associated protein, with protein sequence MTSANGLGDLMRDPDEAAARMNAWAQGLAEKAERYRAAQARTEEIRLTSANTDGSVRVTVRADGSVTDLDLSGRARTMPLDELSAQILATMRRAQAGIAARVAEVMQEEVGDEDPQTRSLLVDNLRSRFPDPDAGEDDEQAAAEPAEEGPQARTDDDEENNPW encoded by the coding sequence GTGACTTCGGCGAACGGACTGGGCGACCTCATGCGCGACCCCGACGAGGCGGCCGCGCGGATGAACGCGTGGGCGCAGGGGCTGGCGGAGAAGGCCGAGCGCTACCGCGCGGCGCAGGCGCGCACCGAGGAGATCCGGCTGACCTCGGCCAACACCGACGGCTCGGTGCGCGTCACGGTCCGCGCCGACGGCAGCGTCACCGATCTGGACCTGTCCGGGCGGGCCCGCACCATGCCGCTGGACGAGCTGTCCGCGCAGATCCTGGCCACCATGCGCCGCGCGCAGGCGGGCATCGCCGCGCGGGTCGCCGAGGTGATGCAGGAGGAGGTCGGCGACGAGGACCCGCAGACGCGCTCGCTGCTGGTCGACAACCTGCGCAGCCGGTTCCCCGATCCGGACGCAGGCGAAGACGACGAGCAGGCGGCCGCCGAACCCGCCGAGGAGGGGCCGCAGGCCCGCACGGACGACGACGAGGAGAACAACCCGTGGTGA
- a CDS encoding type VII secretion target, whose translation MSYEVDPDELRTHGSHLDALSDRLNTAVDAANTVVMDDSAYGLLCAFLPPIVNATTQGDAVEALKAAAEGVRIIAENIRTAATGYEEQDATNAEPFERQLREATPVTPRIGTVIR comes from the coding sequence GTGTCCTACGAAGTCGACCCCGACGAGCTGCGCACGCACGGCAGTCACCTCGACGCCCTGTCCGACCGGCTGAACACCGCGGTGGACGCCGCCAACACGGTCGTCATGGACGACTCCGCCTACGGCCTGCTCTGCGCCTTCCTGCCGCCGATCGTGAACGCGACGACACAAGGCGACGCGGTCGAGGCGCTCAAGGCCGCGGCCGAGGGCGTGCGGATCATCGCGGAGAACATCCGCACCGCGGCCACCGGCTACGAGGAACAGGACGCGACCAACGCCGAGCCGTTCGAGCGGCAGCTGCGCGAGGCCACCCCGGTGACCCCGCGGATCGGCACGGTGATCCGGTGA
- a CDS encoding ESX secretion-associated protein EspG, with protein MVSRFDFTLGSVEAVVVGRALGVDVRVFPLRISHTTVDPLRFARLALRVHEDLQDRGLSTRGQLDPGVRTAFELLGDHRVTVTASGTDSRAGDLAVHAATDGAQALVIRQAPGEDRLWFSLFPDEDLVPRLAGSLTPADPAPGTPLSVSRREDERPRSALAALRQAEEEFDEEETEAFGSLQVTTVVRSRRPARARAVSEEDRLEEVLAAPRRGGGYFTAHGRGRHGERRSATPVTWLDTEDGRYLVSTRTDATGTITATYAPAGFPAVAEAVRDMIAAVY; from the coding sequence ATGGTGTCTCGGTTCGACTTCACGCTCGGCAGCGTGGAGGCCGTCGTCGTCGGGCGGGCGCTGGGCGTCGACGTCCGCGTGTTCCCCCTGCGCATCAGCCACACCACGGTGGACCCGCTCCGCTTCGCCAGACTCGCGCTCCGCGTCCACGAGGACCTGCAGGACCGCGGCCTGTCCACCCGCGGCCAGCTCGACCCGGGCGTGCGCACCGCGTTCGAGCTGCTCGGCGACCACCGCGTCACGGTCACCGCCAGCGGGACCGATTCGCGCGCCGGTGACCTCGCCGTGCACGCCGCCACCGACGGCGCGCAGGCCCTGGTGATCCGCCAGGCCCCGGGCGAGGACAGGCTGTGGTTCTCCCTGTTCCCGGACGAGGACCTGGTGCCTCGCCTGGCCGGCTCGCTCACCCCGGCCGACCCCGCGCCCGGAACGCCGCTGTCGGTGTCGCGCCGCGAGGACGAGCGACCGCGCTCGGCGCTGGCCGCGCTGCGCCAGGCCGAGGAGGAGTTCGACGAGGAGGAGACCGAGGCCTTCGGCAGCCTCCAGGTCACCACGGTCGTGCGGTCGCGGCGGCCCGCGCGCGCCCGCGCGGTGTCCGAAGAGGACCGGCTCGAAGAGGTCCTCGCGGCGCCGCGGCGCGGCGGCGGCTACTTCACCGCGCACGGCCGCGGACGCCACGGCGAACGCCGCTCGGCCACCCCGGTCACGTGGCTGGACACCGAGGACGGCCGGTACCTGGTGAGCACCCGGACCGACGCGACCGGGACGATCACCGCGACCTACGCGCCCGCGGGGTTCCCGGCGGTCGCCGAAGCCGTCCGCGACATGATCGCTGCCGTCTACTGA
- a CDS encoding intradiol ring-cleavage dioxygenase, translating to MRDEKPAYQGRPLPRPHDEVVDQGLGFDIGTLFDRRRALRFLGIGAAGVALTACGAGSTGAPATTTTPSAASGEIPDETAGPYPGDGSNGPDVLAQSGIVRSDIRSSFGDSTGTAEGVPMTLQLTVSDLANGGAAFAGVAVYVWHCTREGGYSMYSDGVEDQNFLRGVQIADADGRVRFTSIFPACYDGRWPHIHFEVYPDQASITDSSNAIATSQVALPQDVCQSVYQQPGYEDSVANLRKVSLSSDNVFGDNVFGDDGGASQLATVTGDVTNGYTVSLAVRVDTRTTPSAGSAPGGGPGGTPPSR from the coding sequence ATGCGAGACGAAAAGCCCGCCTACCAGGGCCGCCCCCTCCCCCGCCCGCACGACGAGGTCGTCGACCAGGGGCTGGGCTTCGACATCGGCACCCTGTTCGACCGCCGCCGGGCGTTGCGGTTCCTCGGCATCGGCGCGGCCGGTGTCGCGCTCACCGCGTGCGGCGCGGGGTCGACCGGCGCCCCGGCGACGACCACCACCCCTTCGGCCGCGTCCGGCGAGATCCCGGACGAGACCGCTGGCCCCTACCCCGGCGACGGCTCCAACGGGCCGGACGTGCTGGCGCAGAGCGGCATCGTGCGCAGCGACATCCGCTCCAGCTTCGGCGACTCCACCGGCACCGCCGAGGGCGTGCCGATGACGCTGCAGCTGACCGTGTCCGACCTGGCCAACGGCGGCGCCGCGTTCGCCGGGGTAGCGGTGTACGTGTGGCACTGCACACGCGAGGGCGGCTACTCGATGTACTCCGACGGTGTCGAGGACCAGAACTTCCTGCGCGGCGTGCAGATCGCCGACGCCGACGGGCGCGTGCGGTTCACCAGCATCTTCCCGGCCTGCTACGACGGCCGCTGGCCGCACATCCACTTCGAGGTCTACCCCGATCAGGCGAGCATCACCGACTCGTCGAACGCGATCGCCACCTCGCAGGTCGCGCTGCCGCAGGACGTGTGCCAGTCCGTCTACCAGCAGCCCGGCTACGAGGACTCCGTCGCGAACCTGCGGAAGGTGAGCCTGTCGAGCGACAACGTCTTCGGCGACAACGTCTTCGGCGACGACGGCGGCGCGTCCCAGCTGGCGACCGTCACCGGGGACGTCACCAACGGCTACACCGTGAGCCTCGCGGTGCGCGTGGACACCCGGACCACCCCGTCCGCGGGCTCCGCCCCGGGCGGCGGTCCTGGTGGGACACCGCCGTCGCGCTAG
- a CDS encoding oxidoreductase: MKVCLVTGASSGIGLATALELLRGGHVVYGAARRVARMAPVRDAGGHALAMDAREGEDLERAVATVVEEQGRIDVLVNNAGTVLHGAVEDVPLALARDQLEVNLLAPARLVQLVLPHMRERRSGTIVNVSSIGGEIALPLGAWYYAAKHALEAFSDTLRMEVAPFGIEVVVVQPGIIKTGFEDGTAAQLREFSGAGAYREMAESMAERAAAGLSEGSDPGVVADVIRRAVESGRPETRYAVGWMAEKLLELNRTLPDREFDALVTQAR, translated from the coding sequence ATGAAGGTGTGCCTGGTGACGGGTGCGTCGTCCGGGATCGGGCTGGCGACGGCGCTGGAACTGCTGCGCGGCGGTCACGTCGTGTACGGCGCGGCGCGGCGGGTGGCGCGGATGGCGCCGGTGCGGGACGCCGGTGGCCACGCGCTGGCGATGGACGCCCGCGAGGGCGAGGACCTCGAACGCGCCGTCGCCACCGTGGTCGAGGAGCAGGGGCGGATCGACGTGCTGGTCAACAACGCCGGGACGGTCCTGCACGGCGCGGTGGAGGACGTGCCGCTCGCCCTGGCGCGGGACCAGCTGGAGGTCAACCTGCTCGCGCCGGCGCGGCTGGTCCAGCTCGTCCTGCCGCACATGCGGGAGCGGCGTTCCGGGACGATCGTCAACGTCTCCTCGATCGGCGGTGAGATCGCGTTACCGCTCGGCGCCTGGTACTACGCGGCGAAACACGCGCTCGAAGCCTTCTCCGACACGCTGCGCATGGAGGTCGCGCCGTTCGGGATCGAGGTCGTGGTCGTCCAGCCCGGCATCATCAAGACCGGCTTCGAGGACGGGACGGCCGCGCAGCTGCGGGAGTTCTCCGGCGCCGGCGCCTACCGGGAGATGGCCGAGTCCATGGCGGAGCGCGCCGCGGCCGGCCTGAGCGAGGGTTCCGACCCCGGCGTCGTGGCCGACGTCATCCGGCGGGCCGTGGAGTCCGGCCGCCCGGAGACCCGCTACGCCGTCGGCTGGATGGCGGAGAAACTGCTGGAGCTCAACCGAACCCTGCCGGACCGCGAGTTCGACGCGCTGGTCACCCAGGCGCGATAA
- a CDS encoding cytochrome P450, producing MLKRFTYPDGHVGWLATSHETVRAVLADPRFSARSDLRHMPVPGAPGNGVPAPPGIFNSMDPPEHTRYRRLLAGQFTVRRMRQLTERVREIVYEHLDAIAGESGPVDLVRTWAQPVPAQVICELLGVPYADRARFQGHALDLFRLDRTPEQAAAAYSAVHEFVRDLVAAKRAAPADDLLSGLTASDLTDEELVNIGFVLLGAGLDTTANMLALGAFTLLTHPGAADVLRAEPGRAVEELLRYHSVIPFTVRAALADVELDGERIAAGECVTVCLPEANRDPARFPDPDVLDLLRPSAGHVAFGHGVHQCLGQQLARVELQVALPALVTRFPSLRLAVPAADVVVRAGSLVRGVDELLVTWED from the coding sequence ATGCTGAAGCGATTCACCTACCCCGACGGGCACGTCGGCTGGCTGGCGACGAGCCACGAGACGGTCCGCGCGGTGCTGGCCGACCCGCGGTTCAGCGCCCGGTCGGACCTGCGGCACATGCCGGTCCCCGGCGCGCCCGGCAACGGGGTGCCGGCGCCGCCCGGGATCTTCAACTCGATGGATCCGCCGGAGCACACGCGCTACCGCCGCCTGCTCGCCGGCCAGTTCACCGTCCGGCGCATGCGGCAGCTGACCGAACGGGTGCGGGAGATCGTGTACGAGCACCTCGACGCCATCGCCGGCGAGAGCGGACCGGTCGACCTGGTGCGCACCTGGGCGCAGCCGGTCCCCGCGCAGGTGATCTGCGAGCTGCTCGGGGTGCCCTACGCGGACCGCGCGCGGTTCCAAGGGCACGCGCTGGACCTGTTCCGCCTGGACCGGACGCCGGAGCAGGCCGCGGCGGCGTACTCGGCGGTGCACGAATTCGTGCGCGACCTGGTGGCGGCCAAGCGCGCCGCGCCTGCCGACGACCTGCTGAGCGGGCTCACCGCGAGCGACCTCACCGACGAGGAGCTGGTCAACATCGGCTTCGTGCTGCTCGGCGCCGGCCTGGACACCACGGCGAACATGCTCGCGCTGGGCGCGTTCACCCTGCTCACCCACCCCGGCGCGGCGGACGTCCTGCGCGCCGAGCCCGGGCGGGCGGTCGAGGAGCTGTTGCGCTACCACAGCGTCATCCCGTTCACGGTGCGCGCGGCGCTGGCGGACGTCGAGCTGGACGGCGAGCGGATCGCCGCCGGCGAGTGCGTCACCGTGTGCCTGCCCGAGGCCAACCGCGACCCGGCGCGCTTCCCCGATCCGGACGTGCTCGACCTGCTCCGGCCGTCCGCCGGGCACGTCGCGTTCGGCCACGGCGTGCACCAGTGCCTCGGCCAGCAGCTCGCCAGGGTGGAGCTGCAGGTGGCGTTGCCGGCGCTGGTGACGAGGTTCCCGTCGCTGCGGCTCGCGGTGCCGGCCGCGGATGTCGTGGTGCGCGCGGGAAGCCTGGTGCGCGGGGTGGACGAACTGCTGGTGACCTGGGAGGACTGA
- a CDS encoding GbsR/MarR family transcriptional regulator codes for MSVEPNAPARTRLTFGERRRIAAGLTMGLSYAEIGRRLRRSKSTIIREVARNGGAHGYRADRAQQATAWRAQRRRPVPAPEPPAASGGDPRRFEQDFAAMMVQTGVPPMMAKVLVRLFTCDTGSLTAAELTAGLRVSPASVSKAVRWLEERGLARRERDGRRERYVIDEHVWYQAWLVSVRSMTLWADCARQGAELFGDTPAGARLRDTGRFFEHLRRDMAQAAEHWRNLPYDRSAP; via the coding sequence ATGAGCGTGGAGCCGAATGCACCGGCCCGGACCCGGCTGACGTTCGGCGAACGCCGGCGCATCGCCGCCGGGCTGACGATGGGGCTGAGCTACGCCGAGATCGGCCGCAGGCTGAGGCGGTCCAAGTCGACGATCATCCGCGAGGTCGCCCGCAACGGCGGCGCCCACGGCTATCGCGCCGACCGCGCCCAGCAGGCCACCGCCTGGCGCGCCCAGCGCCGCCGGCCGGTCCCCGCCCCGGAACCGCCCGCGGCGAGCGGGGGCGATCCGCGGCGGTTCGAGCAGGACTTCGCCGCGATGATGGTCCAGACCGGTGTGCCGCCGATGATGGCGAAGGTCCTCGTCCGACTGTTCACGTGCGACACCGGCAGCCTCACCGCGGCCGAGCTCACCGCCGGGCTGCGGGTCAGCCCCGCCTCGGTCTCCAAGGCGGTCCGCTGGCTCGAGGAGCGCGGCCTGGCGCGGCGCGAACGCGACGGCCGCCGCGAGCGGTACGTCATCGACGAGCACGTCTGGTACCAGGCGTGGCTGGTCAGCGTCCGGTCGATGACGCTGTGGGCGGACTGCGCGCGGCAGGGCGCCGAGCTGTTCGGCGACACCCCCGCCGGCGCCCGGCTGCGTGACACCGGCCGGTTCTTCGAGCACCTGCGCCGCGACATGGCGCAGGCGGCCGAGCACTGGCGAAACCTTCCGTATGACCGGAGTGCGCCCTAA